In Chitinophagales bacterium, a single genomic region encodes these proteins:
- a CDS encoding DUF4476 domain-containing protein yields MKTIILTLVSTLLIFTNATASKLEFSSFNNQPYKININGQVYYSYQSSLIIDNIMAGTYNIEVSPIAQPHYGNHFGHKPYAVIFNGQIQVYPNAAMTYNIVPNNLVLANVVALQPATPPQNTYYPNTNIVNNYYTNQPNNCQANTDNYHHNPYQPQVFPMEPVAFEQLINTLKRTPFSDNKLQVYHQALAANYFTTQQVIRIMKVFPFSSEKLEVAKSAYTSTLDRENYFMVNNAFNFSSDVRELNEYIASL; encoded by the coding sequence ATGAAAACGATTATTTTAACTTTAGTATCAACCCTACTCATTTTTACAAATGCTACAGCTTCAAAATTGGAGTTTAGTAGCTTTAACAACCAACCTTATAAAATAAATATTAACGGTCAGGTTTATTATAGTTACCAATCTTCTTTAATTATAGATAATATAATGGCAGGCACTTACAATATAGAAGTTTCTCCCATAGCACAGCCACATTATGGCAACCATTTTGGGCACAAACCTTATGCAGTTATATTTAACGGTCAAATTCAGGTTTATCCTAATGCCGCCATGACATATAATATAGTACCTAATAATTTAGTGTTGGCAAATGTAGTGGCACTACAGCCCGCCACACCTCCGCAAAACACTTATTACCCAAACACTAATATTGTAAACAATTATTATACTAATCAGCCCAATAATTGCCAAGCAAATACAGATAACTACCACCACAATCCATATCAACCGCAGGTATTCCCTATGGAGCCAGTTGCTTTTGAGCAGTTAATAAATACCCTTAAAAGAACCCCTTTTAGCGATAACAAACTGCAAGTTTATCATCAAGCGTTAGCTGCTAATTATTTTACTACACAGCAAGTAATAAGAATAATGAAAGTTTTTCCTTTTAGTAGCGAAAAACTTGAAGTAGCAAAATCGGCATATACATCTACTTTAGACAGGGAGAATTATTTTATGGTAAACAATGCTTTCAACTTTTCCAGCGATGTGAGGGAGCTCAATGAATACATCGCTTCGCTATAA
- a CDS encoding SET domain-containing protein-lysine N-methyltransferase gives MKQTKNKGLGIFTLQKIEADTLIEIAPVIVLNTLDTKKIHQTHLHDYYFSWGNNQKKSAIALGYVSIYNHSKNPNCYHECDFENNTISIFSKENIKAGAELFIDYTMGEDKELWFIET, from the coding sequence ATTAAGCAAACCAAAAATAAAGGCTTAGGCATATTTACCTTGCAAAAAATAGAAGCTGATACTTTAATTGAAATTGCCCCCGTTATAGTTTTAAACACATTAGATACTAAAAAAATACATCAAACGCACCTACACGATTATTATTTTTCTTGGGGCAATAATCAAAAAAAATCTGCCATAGCACTGGGTTATGTTTCTATCTATAACCATAGCAAAAACCCAAATTGCTACCACGAATGTGATTTTGAAAATAATACCATCAGCATTTTTTCTAAAGAAAATATTAAAGCAGGTGCTGAACTTTTTATAGACTACACCATGGGCGAAGACAAAGAACTTTGGTTTATAGAAACTTAG
- a CDS encoding acetyl-CoA C-acyltransferase → MKEVVIVSMARTPIGSFGGALSSFKAIDLGALVIKEAVKRAGIKPEQVGEVFMGNVLQANTGQAPARQAALKAGLSPATPCTAVNKVCASGMKAIMFGAQSIALGDQDIVVCGGMESMSNAPFMVEKARFGIKYGNQTFIDTIVRDGLQDPYNGDMMGTCGDHCATENGFSREDQDNYAIDSYKRAAEATEKGYFKDEIVPVEIPQRKGNPIVFDKDEDFTKVSFDKIPQLRPAFNKDGTVTAANASNINDGAAAIVLMSKEKATELGLKPLAKIVSYADAAQEPIDFTTSPALAIPKALKKAGLAVSDIDLFEINEAFAVVALANMKLLNITHNQTNIYGGGVSIGHPIGVSGCRIICTLISALKNNNKQKGAAGICNGGGGASAMIIELA, encoded by the coding sequence ATGAAAGAAGTAGTAATAGTAAGCATGGCAAGAACTCCAATAGGAAGTTTTGGTGGTGCTTTATCATCTTTTAAAGCTATAGATTTAGGAGCTTTAGTAATAAAAGAAGCCGTAAAAAGAGCAGGCATAAAACCCGAGCAAGTAGGAGAAGTTTTTATGGGAAATGTATTGCAAGCCAATACCGGACAAGCCCCGGCACGCCAAGCTGCATTAAAAGCAGGGCTTTCTCCAGCCACACCTTGCACCGCTGTAAATAAAGTATGTGCCAGCGGTATGAAAGCTATAATGTTTGGTGCTCAAAGCATAGCTTTAGGCGACCAAGATATAGTGGTATGTGGTGGTATGGAAAGCATGAGCAACGCTCCTTTTATGGTAGAAAAAGCACGCTTTGGCATAAAATATGGCAACCAAACTTTTATAGATACCATAGTGCGTGATGGACTTCAAGACCCATATAATGGCGATATGATGGGAACTTGTGGCGACCACTGTGCTACTGAAAATGGTTTTTCAAGAGAAGACCAAGACAATTATGCTATTGATTCATACAAAAGAGCTGCTGAAGCTACAGAAAAAGGTTATTTTAAAGACGAAATAGTACCTGTAGAAATTCCTCAAAGAAAAGGAAATCCTATAGTTTTTGATAAAGATGAAGATTTTACTAAAGTTAGTTTTGATAAAATTCCTCAGTTGCGACCAGCGTTTAACAAAGACGGAACCGTAACCGCAGCCAATGCCTCTAATATAAATGACGGTGCGGCTGCCATAGTGCTAATGAGCAAAGAAAAAGCGACAGAACTGGGATTAAAACCATTAGCTAAAATAGTGAGCTATGCCGATGCAGCTCAAGAACCAATTGACTTTACCACTTCTCCGGCTTTGGCTATTCCTAAAGCGTTAAAAAAAGCAGGTTTAGCGGTTTCTGATATTGATTTATTTGAAATAAACGAAGCCTTTGCCGTAGTTGCTTTAGCTAATATGAAACTTTTAAATATTACCCACAATCAAACAAATATTTATGGTGGCGGAGTATCAATAGGACATCCTATTGGCGTTTCGGGGTGCAGAATAATTTGTACTTTAATTTCAGCTTTAAAAAATAACAACAAGCAAAAAGGAGCTGCCGGAATATGCAATGGCGGTGGTGGAGCAAGTGCTATGATTATAGAGTTGGCTTAA
- a CDS encoding UDP-2,3-diacylglucosamine diphosphatase, which yields MKQRKLDILVLSDLHLGTNQCRAGRLLKYLKSVKPEMLILNGDIIDIWLLDLKKWPKKHTKVMSYFFQLMIDGTPIYYLPGNHDDYLKQFTGFKFHNFFIENELVLEIDGKKNWFMHGDKYDKTISGRSRNLAIRAGKAYDAVVGFNRLINQWENFLGKKNTLNFTKVLKDKTKSRIKKSNDFEQVYIEEAAENEIDNLLCGHVHRPGITTLCSIKNEREVNYLNSGDWTENCTSLEYYNKSWHLYRYDFNYNHYESTLKNMNFNDEDINPFLFK from the coding sequence ATGAAACAGCGGAAATTAGACATATTAGTCTTGTCAGATTTGCATTTGGGCACCAACCAATGTAGAGCAGGCAGACTATTAAAATATCTAAAATCTGTAAAACCCGAAATGCTCATTCTAAATGGTGACATTATTGATATTTGGCTTTTAGATTTAAAAAAATGGCCTAAAAAACACACCAAAGTAATGTCCTACTTTTTTCAATTAATGATAGACGGCACGCCTATTTATTATTTGCCCGGAAACCATGACGATTATTTAAAACAATTTACAGGATTTAAGTTTCACAACTTTTTTATAGAAAATGAATTAGTACTGGAAATAGACGGCAAAAAAAATTGGTTTATGCATGGCGATAAATATGACAAAACCATTAGTGGCAGAAGTAGAAATTTGGCCATAAGAGCAGGAAAAGCCTACGATGCCGTTGTAGGATTTAACAGACTTATTAACCAATGGGAAAACTTTTTAGGTAAAAAAAATACCTTAAATTTTACCAAGGTATTAAAAGACAAAACAAAAAGTAGAATAAAAAAATCTAACGATTTTGAGCAAGTATATATAGAAGAAGCTGCTGAAAATGAAATTGATAACCTGCTGTGCGGTCATGTTCACCGCCCGGGAATAACTACACTTTGCTCTATAAAAAACGAAAGAGAAGTTAATTATTTAAACAGTGGCGACTGGACAGAAAACTGTACTTCTTTGGAGTATTACAATAAAAGTTGGCATTTATATCGTTATGATTTTAATTATAATCATTACGAATCAACATTAAAAAACATGAATTTTAACGATGAAGACATAAATCCATTTTTATTCAAATAG
- the dnaN gene encoding DNA polymerase III subunit beta translates to MRFVVSTTQLLKKLQLIQGVISTNTVLPILEDFLFEIHEGKIKVYATDLETSMSTQLDAEAKEDGKIAIPARILLDTLKTLPEQPLTFSYDDKTFAIEISSSTGKYKLAGENPEDFPKIPLADDAAEVGMPSEVLGNAINQTLFAVSNDELRPAMTGVYFQLQPDGVTFVSTDASKLVKYKRSDVSSEEATAFIVPKKALQLLKGSLPTEDTRVTINYNSSNAFFQFNDTLLICRLVDAKYPDYNAVIPVDNNNILTLNRVDFLNTLKRISIFSNKTTHQCVLNISSNELKVSSQDLDFSNEAFERLNCSYTGDDLEIAFNSRYLLEMLNVLETEEIKIELSTATRAGILVPGEVEEGEQLLMLVMPVMLNH, encoded by the coding sequence ATGCGTTTTGTTGTATCTACTACACAATTGTTAAAAAAATTGCAATTAATACAAGGTGTTATTAGCACCAATACGGTTTTACCTATTTTAGAAGATTTCCTTTTTGAAATACATGAAGGAAAAATAAAAGTATATGCCACTGATTTAGAAACCTCTATGAGTACTCAGTTAGACGCAGAAGCCAAGGAAGATGGAAAAATAGCTATTCCCGCTAGAATACTTTTAGATACATTAAAAACACTACCGGAGCAGCCGCTTACTTTTTCTTATGATGACAAAACTTTTGCTATAGAAATTAGTTCATCTACGGGTAAGTATAAATTGGCTGGAGAAAATCCTGAAGATTTCCCTAAAATACCTTTAGCCGATGATGCCGCAGAAGTAGGTATGCCGTCAGAAGTGCTGGGCAATGCTATTAATCAAACTTTGTTTGCTGTTAGTAATGATGAGCTAAGACCTGCCATGACAGGCGTTTATTTTCAGTTGCAACCCGATGGCGTTACTTTTGTTTCTACAGATGCTTCAAAATTAGTGAAATACAAAAGAAGCGATGTAAGTAGTGAAGAAGCCACGGCATTTATAGTACCTAAAAAAGCATTACAATTATTAAAAGGTAGTTTGCCTACAGAAGATACCCGAGTAACCATAAATTATAATTCGTCAAATGCATTTTTTCAGTTTAACGATACTTTGTTAATATGTCGTTTAGTAGATGCTAAATATCCGGATTATAATGCAGTTATTCCCGTAGATAATAATAATATACTGACACTTAACCGAGTTGATTTTTTAAACACACTAAAAAGAATAAGTATATTTTCTAATAAAACCACTCATCAGTGCGTTTTAAATATATCAAGCAATGAGTTAAAAGTATCTTCTCAAGATTTAGATTTTAGCAATGAAGCTTTTGAGCGTTTAAATTGTTCATATACTGGCGATGATTTAGAAATAGCCTTTAATTCTCGTTATTTGTTAGAAATGCTAAATGTGCTTGAAACAGAAGAAATTAAAATAGAATTATCTACCGCTACCAGAGCAGGTATTTTAGTGCCGGGCGAAGTAGAAGAAGGCGAGCAGTTACTAATGTTAGTAATGCCTGTGATGTTAAACCACTAA
- the gldG gene encoding gliding motility-associated ABC transporter substrate-binding protein GldG: MKAIKKHINTVIVLVILLVLNIISSKIYKRFDLTEEKRYSISNSTKDFLKNLDDVVTIRVYLTGNLPSGMKELEKSIETTLNEFKAYAGSNLQYTFVDLSKYDKKTQEEEGKILYKKGLTPINLTVVENGEQTQRVIFPGAVISYKGRTISTNLLENKVGADQFDILNNSIVLLEYKFANSIQKLQRTHPPLVAFSTGHGEVTQENLGEAIQELQSKQFAVSTIDLTVGYKIDAMVDVLVIPNPTQKFNEKEKYKIDQYLMRGGKIIWLLDHMAVNMDSLNGKDFFLANARDVNLTDMLFKYGARINDDLILDLQNTRLQIQTGMANNQPQMQWFNWPYFNLMIGNSGNPASRNLAPITGSFTSSIDTIKNKNVQKEILLTSSEYSKALFAPVRVYIGMVKDQLNPAIFQQKNIPTGVYLSGQFESVFDDRAFAGAYAEMTDTIDDLKYIDVSSPNAKMIVVSDGDLITNKKARGKTLPVGYATYGNENKPMVFDNLPFFMNCVEYLLDDNKLINTRSKEIKLRQLDATKVKESKKSIQIQNLLYPLIAILIFAFAYGFIRKRTYAK; the protein is encoded by the coding sequence ATGAAAGCAATAAAAAAACATATAAATACGGTTATTGTGTTGGTTATATTGCTTGTGCTCAATATAATTTCAAGTAAAATATATAAACGTTTTGACCTAACAGAAGAAAAAAGATATTCTATTTCTAATAGTACCAAAGATTTTCTTAAAAACTTAGATGATGTAGTCACTATCAGAGTTTACCTTACAGGCAATCTCCCTTCGGGAATGAAAGAATTGGAAAAAAGTATAGAAACCACACTTAATGAGTTTAAGGCTTATGCCGGTAGCAATTTGCAATACACTTTTGTAGATTTGAGCAAATACGATAAAAAAACGCAAGAAGAAGAAGGCAAAATTTTATACAAAAAAGGACTAACGCCCATCAATTTAACCGTAGTAGAAAATGGCGAGCAAACACAGCGAGTAATATTTCCCGGAGCAGTTATAAGCTATAAAGGCAGAACCATAAGCACTAATTTGTTAGAAAATAAAGTGGGAGCCGACCAGTTTGATATTCTTAACAATTCTATTGTATTACTTGAATATAAATTTGCTAATTCTATACAAAAACTTCAGCGTACACATCCGCCATTGGTTGCTTTTAGCACAGGGCATGGGGAGGTAACACAAGAAAATTTAGGCGAAGCCATACAAGAACTGCAAAGCAAGCAGTTTGCCGTTTCTACTATAGATTTAACCGTAGGTTATAAAATAGATGCTATGGTAGATGTTTTAGTTATACCAAACCCTACACAAAAATTTAACGAAAAAGAAAAATACAAAATAGACCAATATTTAATGCGTGGCGGTAAAATAATTTGGCTTTTAGACCACATGGCAGTAAATATGGACAGCTTAAACGGCAAAGATTTCTTTTTGGCAAATGCCAGAGATGTTAATTTAACAGATATGCTGTTTAAGTATGGTGCCAGAATTAATGACGATTTAATTTTAGACTTGCAAAATACTCGTTTGCAAATTCAAACCGGAATGGCTAATAATCAGCCACAAATGCAGTGGTTCAATTGGCCTTATTTTAATTTAATGATAGGCAATTCCGGCAATCCGGCATCAAGAAATTTAGCACCTATCACCGGCTCTTTTACCAGCAGTATTGATACAATTAAAAACAAAAATGTACAAAAAGAAATACTGCTAACCTCATCAGAGTATAGCAAGGCACTTTTTGCTCCCGTTAGAGTGTATATTGGTATGGTAAAAGACCAACTCAACCCGGCTATTTTTCAGCAAAAAAATATACCTACGGGCGTTTATTTAAGCGGGCAGTTTGAATCGGTTTTTGATGATAGAGCTTTTGCGGGAGCTTATGCAGAAATGACAGATACTATTGATGATTTAAAATATATAGATGTAAGTAGCCCCAATGCTAAAATGATAGTAGTGAGCGATGGCGATTTGATAACAAATAAGAAAGCCAGAGGAAAAACTTTGCCCGTAGGATATGCCACTTATGGCAATGAAAACAAACCTATGGTTTTTGATAATTTGCCGTTTTTTATGAATTGTGTAGAATATTTATTGGACGATAATAAGTTGATAAACACTAGAAGTAAAGAAATAAAACTTCGTCAGTTAGATGCTACTAAAGTGAAAGAAAGCAAAAAATCTATACAGATACAAAACTTGCTTTATCCACTTATTGCCATTTTAATTTTTGCTTTTGCATACGGATTTATCAGAAAAAGAACTTACGCCAAATGA
- the gldF gene encoding gliding motility-associated ABC transporter permease subunit GldF, giving the protein MLGVFYKEIKQFFSSLVGYIAIGIFLVLSALFTFVFPSTSVLDSGFATLDTFFSNAPLFYLFLIPAITMRLFAEEYNKGTIELLITKPLTENQIIGGKFLAAVAVVVFALLPTLVYYFSIKKIAFPVGNVDTGGIMGSYMGLLLLGIAFVAIGTFSSALTNNQIISFLVAVLLSFLCYMGFDFIAQLPVFAGKLDYFIEHLGMNTHYLSMSRGVIDTRDLVYFISIALSFLLFTKMVLNLKK; this is encoded by the coding sequence ATGTTAGGCGTATTTTATAAAGAAATAAAACAGTTTTTCAGTTCGCTGGTTGGGTACATTGCCATAGGTATATTTTTAGTGCTTAGTGCTTTGTTTACTTTTGTGTTTCCCAGCACGTCAGTTTTAGATAGTGGTTTTGCCACCTTAGATACTTTTTTTAGCAATGCACCGCTTTTTTACTTGTTTTTAATTCCCGCCATTACCATGCGTTTGTTTGCCGAAGAATATAACAAAGGAACCATAGAGCTACTTATTACCAAACCACTTACCGAAAATCAAATAATAGGAGGCAAATTTTTAGCAGCCGTAGCAGTTGTTGTTTTTGCTTTGTTGCCCACACTTGTTTATTATTTTAGCATAAAAAAAATAGCTTTTCCTGTCGGAAATGTTGATACAGGTGGCATAATGGGTTCATATATGGGTTTGTTGTTATTAGGTATTGCATTTGTGGCCATAGGCACTTTTAGTTCGGCATTAACCAACAATCAAATTATTTCATTTTTAGTAGCCGTTTTGCTTAGTTTTTTGTGTTATATGGGTTTTGATTTTATAGCCCAACTACCTGTTTTTGCCGGAAAATTAGATTATTTTATAGAGCATTTAGGTATGAATACGCACTACCTATCTATGAGTAGAGGCGTTATAGATACAAGAGATTTAGTGTATTTTATTAGTATCGCTTTAAGTTTTTTATTGTTCACTAAAATGGTTTTAAACCTAAAGAAATGA
- the gldA gene encoding gliding motility-associated ABC transporter ATP-binding subunit GldA → MSVKVSNLTKQYGEQLAVNHISFELNKGEVLGFLGPNGAGKSTTMKMITGYIEPTEGTIEVCGINQQENPLQAKEKIGYLPENNPLYYDMYVKEYLGFVANLYKIKNKKERIAQLIEKTGLEREQHKKIGQLSKGYKQRVGIAQAMIHNPDVLILDEPTSGLDPNQLVDIRNLIKELGKEKTVILSTHIMQEVEAMCQRVLIINQGKIVANNKVESIKNTGTKTINVKFKLKTNKTQLPVLEQVQFEFLGNGFIKATSKQKQNLSEDIFNYCVQHQLTLLHLEQENQSMEDVFKELTK, encoded by the coding sequence TAATCACATCTCTTTTGAACTTAACAAAGGCGAAGTGCTTGGTTTTTTAGGTCCCAATGGTGCAGGCAAATCTACCACCATGAAAATGATAACCGGGTACATAGAACCTACCGAAGGCACTATAGAAGTTTGTGGTATCAATCAGCAAGAAAATCCTTTGCAAGCTAAAGAAAAAATAGGCTATTTACCGGAAAATAATCCACTATACTACGATATGTACGTAAAGGAATATTTAGGTTTTGTGGCAAACTTATATAAAATAAAAAACAAAAAAGAACGCATAGCTCAACTTATAGAAAAAACAGGTTTAGAGCGTGAACAGCACAAAAAAATAGGGCAACTATCTAAAGGATACAAGCAGCGTGTGGGCATAGCACAAGCCATGATACACAACCCCGATGTACTTATTTTAGATGAGCCTACAAGTGGTTTAGACCCAAATCAGTTGGTTGACATTAGAAACTTAATAAAAGAATTGGGCAAGGAAAAAACAGTTATACTTTCTACGCACATTATGCAAGAAGTGGAAGCCATGTGCCAAAGGGTTTTAATTATTAATCAAGGCAAAATAGTAGCTAATAATAAAGTAGAATCTATAAAAAATACGGGTACTAAAACCATCAATGTTAAATTTAAACTTAAAACAAATAAAACTCAACTGCCTGTGCTTGAACAAGTTCAGTTTGAATTTTTGGGCAATGGATTTATAAAAGCCACAAGCAAACAAAAACAAAACTTAAGCGAAGATATTTTTAATTATTGTGTACAGCATCAGCTCACTTTGCTTCATTTAGAGCAAGAAAACCAAAGCATGGAAGATGTATTTAAAGAGTTAACCAAATAA